The Ralstonia pseudosolanacearum genome includes the window AGGCGCGGCGTTTCAGTGTAGCCCGCGCGATCGCCCCTTGGCGCGACCTCCTCCGTTTGCCCGACACCGGAGACGGACCGCTCCATCAGGTCCGCGGCGCCCTACGTGATGCACAGCGCGGCCGACACACGCGCCGCGGCGCCGACGCGCGCACAAGGGCAACGTTTGCATACGCGACGGCCCTCGTGTCACCGGCGGCATGCAGTGCATGCATGCGGCGGATAGCCGGACGACATGTCAGAATCGGCTGACACTCTTTTCAGGCATCGCCGGCTGCACATCGCGCGCCGCAGCGTCTTGAATGGAAGTATGCGAACAACAAGGAGTTTGCTATGCGTGCCTTCGTATCCCTCATTCTGGCGGCCGCGCTCGCATCCGTCAGCGGATGCGCGGACATGACACCCAAGCAGCGCAATACCGCGCTCGGCGCAGCCGCAGGTGGCGTCGCCGGGGCTGCCATCTGGGGCGGTCCGGGCGCAACGCTGGGTGGCGCCGCATTGGGTGGCGTGATCGGTAACGTCGTCACAAAGTAGGTCGCCATACGCAGCCGCTGCGCGCTGCGGGATCGGGGCCAGGCAACGCTGCCTGGCCCTTTTTGTTGACTGAGCGCGCCGATTCCCTGCGGGCGTCCCGGTCATACGCGGCTGCCGGAGCGGGCGCATAATCACCGTTTTGCAACGGAGGCCACGTGCGATACGAGCAACCGCCCGGCCCGGGCATCGGCAGCACGCCGATCCTCAGCGTCGAAGGACTGCGCAAGCGCTATGGCGAGCAGACGGTAGTCGACGGCCTGAGCTTTTCGGTCCGCCGCGGCCAGTGCTTCGGACTGCTCGGGCCCAACGGCGCAGGCAAGACCACCACGCTGCGCATGCTGCTCGGCATGACGATGCCCGATGCGGGCACCCTGCAACTGTGCGGCGAGACCATCCCCGGACATGCGCACCGCGCGCGCATGCGCGTGGGCGTGGTACCGCAGTTCGACAACCTCGACCCCGATTTCACCGTCTCGGAAAACCTGCAGATCTTCGGCCGCTACTTCGGCCTGCCTGCCACGACCATCCGCAAGCGGATGCCGGGCCTGCTGGAATTCGCGCGGCTCGAGCAAAAGGCCGACGCGCCCGTGCGCGCCCTGTCGGGCGGGATGCGGCGGCGGCTGACGGTCGCGCGGGCGCTGATCAACGACCCCGATGTCCTGGTAATGGACGAGCCCACCACCGGGCTCGACCCGCAGGCGCGCCACCTGATCTGGGAACGCCTGCGCTCGCTGCTGGCCTCCGGCAAGACCATCCTGCTGACCACGCACTTCATGGAGGAGGCTGAGCGCCTTTGCGACGAACTGTGCGTGATCGACAACGGCCACAAGATCGCCCAAGGCAAACCGCACGAGCTGATCACGCGCGAGATCGGCTGCGATGTCGTGGAGGTCTACGGCGACGACCTGTCCGCGCTGCGCACCCTGCTCAGCCCCCTGGCCGAGCGCGTCGAAGCCAGCGGCGAAACGCTGTTCTGCTACGCCCGCGATCCGCAGCCGCTGGTGGCCGCCCTGCGCGCGCAGACCGAGACGCACGCCATGCCCGGCCTACGCTACCTGCACCGCCCGGCCAACCTCGAAGATGTGTTCCTGCGCCTGACCGGCCGCGAGATGCGCGACTGAGCCGAAACGAACGCGAGACAACAATGCCCTCCGAAGCCACCCTCACCGCCCCGGCGCTGCAAGCGTATCCGCAGTCCCTGCTGCCGCTCAATTTCAGCAACTGGCGCTATGTCTGGATGCGCAACTTCATGGTGTGGCGCAAGCTGGCGATCCCGTCGATGGCGGGCAACCTGGCCGACCCCATGATCTACCTGTTCGGCCTGGGCATGGGCCTCGGCTTGCTGGTCGGCCGCCTGGACGGCGTGTCGTACATCGCCTTCCTGGCGGCGGGCACGGTGGCCTCGAGCACGATGATGTCGGCGAGCTTCGAGGCGATGTATTCAGCGTTCTCGCGCATGCACGTGCAGCGCACCTGGGAGGCCATCCTCTACGCCCCGCTCACCCTCGGCGACGTGGTGCTCGGCGAACTGCTGTGGGCGGCCAGCAAGTCGGTGCTGTCGGGCCTGGCAATCATGCTGGTGGCCGGCGTGCTGGGCTACGCATCGATGCCGCAGGCGCTGCTGGCGCTGCCGGTGGTCGTGCTGACCGGCTTCGCCTTCGCCTGTCTGGCCATGAACATGACGGCGCTGGCACCCAACTACGACTTCTTCATGTTCTACCAGACGCTGGTGATCACGCCGATGATGCTGCTCTCGGGCGTGTTCTTCCCGCTGTCGCAGTTGCCGGCGCCGGTCCGCGCCGTCACCAGCCTGCTGCCGCTGCCGCACGCGGTCGAGCTGATCCGCCCGCTGATGCTCGGCCGCACGCCGGACGACATCCTGCTGCACCTGGGCGTGCTCGTGCTCTATACCGTGGTCGCGCTGTGGTTGTGCCTGTGGCTGCTGCGCCGTCGCATGCTGAAGTGATGCCCCCGTCCGCTGCATGAAAAAAGCCCGTCACCAGGACGGGCTTTTTGCTGGAGACCAGGACACGAAGACAGCAACGCACAGCCCATGGGCCGGGTGCGCCACCGCCCGCGACCTCCGTCCCTTACTCGTTGACAGCCGACGGCTGCAGGTGCAGCTGCGTGCGCGGATTGTCGTTCTGCGCGCTATCGTGGGCCGCCGAGCTGTTGCGCGACGCTTCCAGCCGGTCGAGATACGCTTCGTCGATATCGCCGGTCACGTAGTGGCCGTCGAAGCACGATGCCTCGAAATCGCGCAGCGCCGGGTTGACGTCGCGCACCGCGCGCTTCATGTCTTCCACGTCCTGGTAGACGAGCTGGTCGGCGCCGATGATCTGGGCGATCTCATCGTGCGTGCGGCCGTGCGCGACCAGTTCGCCGCGCGTGGGCATGTCGATGCCGTACACGTTGGGGAACTTCACCGGCGGCGCCGCCGAAGCGAAGATCACCTTCTTCGCGCCCGCATCGCGCGCCATCTGCACGATCTCCGACGACGTGGTGCCGCGCACGATGGAATCGTCGACGATCAGCACGTTCTTGCCCTTGAATTCGATCGCCATGGCGTTCAGCTTCTGGCGCACCGATTTCTTGCGCACCGCCTGGCCCGGCATGATGAAGGTGCGGCCCACGTAGCGGTTCTTGAAGAAGCCTTCCCGGTACGGCACGCCCAGGCTGTTGGCGACCTGCATGGCCGCCGGCCGGCTCGAATCGGGGATCGGCATCACCACGTCGATCGGGTCGGTCACCTCGCGCTTGATCTTCTCGGCCAGGTAGTCGCCCATGCGCAGGCGCGCGTCGTACACAGACGCGCCGTCCATGCGCGAGTCCGGACGCGCCAGGTAGACGTATTCGAAGATGCAGGGCGTCAGGACCGGATGGTCTGCGCACTGCTTGGTATGCAGTTGGCCTTCGAGGTCGACGAAGATGGCTTCGCCCGGCGCCACGTCGCGCTCGAACTTGAAGCCGATGCCTTCCAGCGCCACCGATTCGGAGGCCACCATCCACTCGACGCCGTCCGGCGTTTCCTGGCTGCCCAGCGCCAGCGGACGGATGCCGAACGGATCGCGCACGGCCAGCATGCCGTAGCCGGCGATCTGCGACACGATGGCGTACGAGCCGCGCACGCGGCGATGCATGCCGGCCACCGCCTTGAAGATCGCCTCGGGCGACAGCGCGATGTCGTTGCTGGCGCGCTGCAGTTCGTCGGCCAGCACGTTGAGCAGCACTTCGGAGTCGGAATGCGTGTTGATGTGGCGGCGGTCGCGCCGGAACATCTCTTCGCGCAGCTGCTCGGAGTTGGTCAGGTTGCCGTTATGGGCCAGCACGATGCCGAACGGTGCGCTGACATAGAACGGCTGGGCCTCTTCCTCGCTGGCGCTGCCGGCGGTCGGATAGCGCACCTGGCCGATGCCGATGGTGCCCGGCAGGCCGCGCATGTTGCGCGTGCGGAACACGTCGCGCACCATGCCGTTGGCCTTGTGCATGTGGAAGGTGCTGCCGGCCGCGGTGGCAATGCCCGCCGCGTCCTGCCCCCGGTGCTGCAGCAGCAGCAGGCTGTCGTAGATCAGCTGATTGACGGGCGTGGCCGAAACCACCCCAACGATACCGCACATGTCGATCTCCAGCGAGAACGTATTGGTGGCGCCCACACCCGTTGCGGGCACCGAAAAAGCATGGACCGCCCGGCTCGTGGCCAGACGCTCCCCCTCAATAGTGAATGTATTTCGCGACGTCGGGCGGCAGCAGCGGCTTGGCGGCCCGTGCCGCTTCCTCCGCATACGGCCGCGAGACCGCATCGCGCCAGAACGGCTGCTCAGGCACACTGGTGAAGCCTGCCACCGTCATCAGCACCAGGATGATCACGCCGCCGCGCGCCAGCCCGAACACCATGCCGAGGCCGCGATCGGCGGGCTTCAGCCCCGCGCTCTCCAGGACCGCCGACAGCAGCGCGCCCACCAGCGATGTCCCGATCACCGTCACTACGAACAGTAGGACGAATCCGAGAACCGTGCGTGCCACCGGTCCGCCCGGCAGCGACTCCGGCATCCAGCCCGCCGCCACGCCCGAAAAGGTATAGGCCACCCACGCCGCAAACAGCCACCCGGCCAGCGCCAGGATCTCGCGGATCAGTCCGCGAAACAGGCCCACCAATGCCGACGCCACGACGATGAACAGAACGCCGTAATCAAAGAAAGTCGGTTGCATGAGGCAGCTGGGTTGGGCGGAAAGCGGTGTAGCGGATCGGTCGGCCTGGCAAATGCGCATCGGGCCGCATGGTCACTGCTGCACCAGCTTGGGCGTCAGGCCCAGTTGCTCGGCGCGCTTCTGTGCCGCCTCCGCCGAGGCGCGATCATTGAACGGGCCCGCGCGCAGCAAGGCCAGATCGCCCTTCTCGGGCACCTTCTTGTGCTCGATGTAGCCGGGAATCTTCTCGCCCTTGAGCTTGCTCAGCCAGTTGCGGGCGCGGTCTTCCGATGCGAACGCGCCGATCAGCAGCAGGAATTTGCCGTCCTTGGCTTCGGCAGCCGGTGCCGCCTGGACGGACGCGGCAGGCTTCGCCTGCGGCTTGGTATCGGTTGCCGTCGCGCTGGCGACGGCCTTGGGCGACGGCTTGGCAGCGGCCGGCGTACTCGCCGTGGAGGAACCGCCAGCGGAGGACACGACCTCCTCCCCCTGATCCAGCGCCTGCGCCTGCTGCGGGGCCGCCCCGTCGGCACGCGGCGCCGAGCGGCGGCTGGCCACCTTGGGTTCATCGGCCGACGCCTTGGCGCCGCGATCGACCGGCTGGTCCTGGATCTGAACCGCGACGCCGTCCGTCACCGGGCGCGGCTTGGCATCGAACACCAGCGGCAGCACCACCACGGCGGCCCCCACCAGCACGACCGCACCGATCAACCGGCGCCGCGCGCGCTGCTTCTGCGGCAGCTCGGGATCGAGACCGTCATCGACGTCATCATCGCGCCGCGCCGCGCGGCTGCGGGACGCCGAGGCGGCCCGCGACTCGCGCACCGCGTCGCGCGCTACATCGGCAGCGCTGCCGGCGGCGCCACGCGCGCTTTCGGCAGGCTTGCGGGAAGAGAAGATGGAAAACAGTCCCATGGATTGCGCCCGGATTGGCTCTCTGACGATGCGAAACGAGGGGCTGCAGCACCGGCACCGGATCGCCCGGCGCTGCCTGGTCTTCGTTAGTGCGCGCGGGTCTTGCGCTCCGCCAGCACGCCGGCAACGGTGAAGAACGATCCGAAGACGACGATTCTATCATCCTCGGTCGCCCGCTCCATGGCGTTGCGATAGGCGGTGGCGGGATCGCCATAGGTTGCGACGCTGGCATCCTTGCCCGGGCTGAAGCCTGCATCCGCCAAGGCTTGCTCGAGCTGTGCCGCGCTCGCCGCGCGCGGCGTCGGCAGATCGGTCAGGCACCAGTGATCGACCTTGTCGAGCAGATGGCCCAGCACGCCCGCGATGTCCTTGTCCTGCATAGCGCCGAACACCGCGTAGGTGTAGCGGAAGAAGCCCATGTTCTCGAGATTCTGGCCCAGGGCCGCCGCGGCATGCGGATTGTGGGCCACATCCAGGATCACCGCCGGTCGGCCCGGCATCACCTGGAAGCGTCCCGGCAGCGCCGCGCGCGACAGCCCGACG containing:
- a CDS encoding glycine zipper 2TM domain-containing protein, yielding MRAFVSLILAAALASVSGCADMTPKQRNTALGAAAGGVAGAAIWGGPGATLGGAALGGVIGNVVTK
- the nodI gene encoding nodulation factor ABC transporter ATP-binding protein NodI; translation: MRYEQPPGPGIGSTPILSVEGLRKRYGEQTVVDGLSFSVRRGQCFGLLGPNGAGKTTTLRMLLGMTMPDAGTLQLCGETIPGHAHRARMRVGVVPQFDNLDPDFTVSENLQIFGRYFGLPATTIRKRMPGLLEFARLEQKADAPVRALSGGMRRRLTVARALINDPDVLVMDEPTTGLDPQARHLIWERLRSLLASGKTILLTTHFMEEAERLCDELCVIDNGHKIAQGKPHELITREIGCDVVEVYGDDLSALRTLLSPLAERVEASGETLFCYARDPQPLVAALRAQTETHAMPGLRYLHRPANLEDVFLRLTGREMRD
- a CDS encoding ABC transporter permease, whose product is MPSEATLTAPALQAYPQSLLPLNFSNWRYVWMRNFMVWRKLAIPSMAGNLADPMIYLFGLGMGLGLLVGRLDGVSYIAFLAAGTVASSTMMSASFEAMYSAFSRMHVQRTWEAILYAPLTLGDVVLGELLWAASKSVLSGLAIMLVAGVLGYASMPQALLALPVVVLTGFAFACLAMNMTALAPNYDFFMFYQTLVITPMMLLSGVFFPLSQLPAPVRAVTSLLPLPHAVELIRPLMLGRTPDDILLHLGVLVLYTVVALWLCLWLLRRRMLK
- the purF gene encoding amidophosphoribosyltransferase, with protein sequence MCGIVGVVSATPVNQLIYDSLLLLQHRGQDAAGIATAAGSTFHMHKANGMVRDVFRTRNMRGLPGTIGIGQVRYPTAGSASEEEAQPFYVSAPFGIVLAHNGNLTNSEQLREEMFRRDRRHINTHSDSEVLLNVLADELQRASNDIALSPEAIFKAVAGMHRRVRGSYAIVSQIAGYGMLAVRDPFGIRPLALGSQETPDGVEWMVASESVALEGIGFKFERDVAPGEAIFVDLEGQLHTKQCADHPVLTPCIFEYVYLARPDSRMDGASVYDARLRMGDYLAEKIKREVTDPIDVVMPIPDSSRPAAMQVANSLGVPYREGFFKNRYVGRTFIMPGQAVRKKSVRQKLNAMAIEFKGKNVLIVDDSIVRGTTSSEIVQMARDAGAKKVIFASAAPPVKFPNVYGIDMPTRGELVAHGRTHDEIAQIIGADQLVYQDVEDMKRAVRDVNPALRDFEASCFDGHYVTGDIDEAYLDRLEASRNSSAAHDSAQNDNPRTQLHLQPSAVNE
- a CDS encoding CvpA family protein; protein product: MQPTFFDYGVLFIVVASALVGLFRGLIREILALAGWLFAAWVAYTFSGVAAGWMPESLPGGPVARTVLGFVLLFVVTVIGTSLVGALLSAVLESAGLKPADRGLGMVFGLARGGVIILVLMTVAGFTSVPEQPFWRDAVSRPYAEEAARAAKPLLPPDVAKYIHY
- a CDS encoding SPOR domain-containing protein, which encodes MGLFSIFSSRKPAESARGAAGSAADVARDAVRESRAASASRSRAARRDDDVDDGLDPELPQKQRARRRLIGAVVLVGAAVVVLPLVFDAKPRPVTDGVAVQIQDQPVDRGAKASADEPKVASRRSAPRADGAAPQQAQALDQGEEVVSSAGGSSTASTPAAAKPSPKAVASATATDTKPQAKPAASVQAAPAAEAKDGKFLLLIGAFASEDRARNWLSKLKGEKIPGYIEHKKVPEKGDLALLRAGPFNDRASAEAAQKRAEQLGLTPKLVQQ